In the Telopea speciosissima isolate NSW1024214 ecotype Mountain lineage chromosome 2, Tspe_v1, whole genome shotgun sequence genome, one interval contains:
- the LOC122650635 gene encoding uncharacterized protein LOC122650635 has product MYARRATNDLHRLMKAFKDFDPRRFEGNLEPREVDEWIIHLEDIFGILECTDDQKVKLAVFKLSDDAKLWWKGVERLRTAEGPPLTWQLFKDSFNEKYFPAHVRNNMTEEFMDLKQKNMTVAQYESKFSQLCRYAPHMVVTEELKADKFVRGLRTFFKNKVSLFELKTFAAVVRKAYAMEKGDNELQSVRAQQNKNRSGNFKAQAPLGKKPKVQGSPTNVQSQHPICAHCGKRHGGTCFKLTNACFSCGQQRHRVSECPNPKKTF; this is encoded by the coding sequence ATGTATGCAAGAAGAGCTACAAACGATCTTCACAGATTGATGAAGGCATTTAAGGATTTCGACCCACGACGGTTCGAAGGAAACCTAGAACCACGTGAAGTGGATGAGTGGATTATACACCTTGAAGATATATTCGGCATACTGGAGTGCACGGATGATCAGAAAGTCAAGTTGGCGGTGTTCAAACTATCTGATGATGCCAAGTTGTGGTGGAAGGGAGTGGAAAGACTCCGCACGGCAGAGGGTCCGCCTCTGACGTGGCAGTTGTTCAAGGATTCGTTCAACGAGAAGTATTTTCCCGCGCATGTTCGGAACAATATGACTGAAGAGTTCATGGATTTGAAGCAGAAAAACATGACTGTGGCTCAGTATGAGTCCAAATTCTCCCAGTTGTGCCGCTATGCTCCACACATGGTAGTGACGGAAGAATTGAAAGCAGACAAGTTTGTTAGAGGTCTTCGAACATTTTTTAAGAATAAAGTGTCACTTTTCGAGTTGAAGACTTTTGCAGCAGTAGTAAGAAAGGCGTATGCTATGGAAAAGGGGGATAATGAGTTACAATCTGTCAGAGCTCAGCAGAACAAGAATCGCAGTGGTAACTTTAAAGCTCAAGCTCCACTAGGAAAGAAGCCGAAGGTTCAGGGCTCACCAACAAATGTTCAGAGTCAGCACCCTATTTGTGCTCACTGTGGTAAACGTCATGGAGGGACTTGTTTCAAGCTCACCAATGCATGTTTTAGTTGTGGACAGCAGAGACACAGGGTCAGTGAATGTCCCAACCCGAAGAAAACTTTTTAG